In uncultured Cohaesibacter sp., a genomic segment contains:
- a CDS encoding type II toxin-antitoxin system HipA family toxin — translation MNEITALNVLLHDKLIGSISLLPGDRSIFAFTESYIEDQSRDVLSLSFKDQYGELITDHRATGPKLHPFFSNLLPEGSLRRYLAERAGVKQVRELYLLWILGQDLPGAVRVEPSDGNAFPILSSDETEKQRQDRRDKALRFSLAGVQLKFSALRNDGKNGGLVIPASGLGGEWIVKLPAERFERVPENEYSFMTLARMIGIDVPEIDLLNVKDIEGLPDGLGRLEGEKAFIIKRFDRTDDGPVHIEDFAQVFGVLPENKYGKASYRNIATVLGIETDQTDIAEFIRRLVFSTLIGNDDMHLKNWSLIFHDRKVASLAPAYDLLSTIAYLPSETAALKYARTNKMAELDFDELAYLADKARLPEKLVLDTAKETVSVFLDVWAKEKNNLHLDAEIVAVVDAHLAKLALISGK, via the coding sequence ATGAATGAAATTACGGCTCTCAATGTTCTTCTGCATGACAAGCTGATCGGGTCGATTTCTCTTCTGCCGGGGGATCGTTCCATTTTCGCTTTTACGGAGAGCTATATTGAAGATCAATCCCGCGATGTGTTGAGCCTTTCTTTCAAGGATCAGTATGGCGAGTTGATTACCGATCACCGCGCAACAGGCCCAAAGCTTCATCCCTTCTTCTCCAATCTTCTGCCGGAAGGCTCCTTGCGCCGTTATCTTGCCGAACGAGCTGGCGTCAAGCAGGTTCGTGAACTGTACCTGCTCTGGATATTAGGACAGGACTTACCGGGGGCCGTGAGGGTTGAGCCTAGTGATGGTAATGCTTTTCCGATCCTGTCGAGCGATGAGACGGAGAAGCAAAGACAGGATCGGCGAGACAAGGCTCTGCGCTTTTCGCTCGCTGGGGTGCAACTTAAATTCTCGGCTCTGCGTAATGATGGCAAGAATGGTGGACTTGTTATCCCTGCCTCAGGACTTGGCGGCGAGTGGATCGTAAAGCTTCCAGCGGAGCGTTTTGAACGGGTGCCGGAGAATGAATATTCTTTCATGACTCTCGCCCGTATGATCGGCATTGATGTACCCGAGATTGATCTTCTCAATGTTAAGGATATTGAGGGGCTTCCTGATGGCCTCGGTCGGCTGGAGGGAGAGAAGGCTTTCATCATCAAGCGTTTTGATCGGACAGATGATGGCCCTGTTCATATAGAAGATTTTGCGCAGGTTTTTGGGGTTCTACCGGAGAACAAATATGGCAAGGCCAGCTATCGCAATATCGCGACGGTGTTGGGCATCGAGACGGATCAGACAGACATTGCCGAATTCATCCGCCGTTTGGTTTTCTCTACCTTGATCGGCAATGATGATATGCATTTGAAAAATTGGTCGTTGATCTTTCATGATAGGAAAGTGGCTAGTCTAGCTCCTGCCTACGACTTGCTATCGACCATTGCCTATCTGCCAAGTGAGACAGCGGCTCTAAAATATGCCCGTACAAACAAAATGGCCGAACTGGATTTTGATGAACTGGCCTATTTGGCTGACAAGGCTCGGTTGCCTGAAAAGCTCGTGCTGGATACGGCGAAAGAGACGGTTTCAGTCTTTCTGGATGTCTGGGCCAAGGAAAAGAACAATCTGCATCTTGATGCGGAGATTGTTGCTGTTGTCGATGCGCATCTTGCCAAGCTGGCGCTTATATCCGGCAAATGA
- a CDS encoding IS481 family transposase has translation MGQVLHGSATTTKTVRRAIQNSQESLRALSKRYGINQKTVVKWKKRASQTDLRTGPKEPRSTVLSRQEEATIVAFRRHTLLPLDDCLYALQPTIPHLTRSSLHRCLQRHGVSRLPNVEGDKQPKKRFKSYPIGYFHIDIAEVQTAEGKIYLFVAIDRTSKYAFVELYTKAGKMNAAQFLRNLVATVPYTIHTVLTDNGIQFTNRARDLHEVKHIFDRVCTGNGIEHRLTKVKHPWTNGQVERMNRTIKDATVKRFHYGGHEQLQKHLAVFIDAYNFARRLKTLRGLTPYEFICKKWTEEPEKFKINPIHQIPGPNT, from the coding sequence ATGGGCCAAGTTCTACACGGCAGCGCCACGACGACAAAGACAGTCCGTCGAGCAATACAAAATAGTCAAGAGAGCCTGAGAGCGCTTTCGAAGCGATATGGCATCAATCAGAAAACGGTCGTGAAGTGGAAGAAGCGTGCTTCACAAACGGACTTGAGAACCGGGCCGAAGGAACCACGTTCGACGGTGCTGTCGCGGCAAGAAGAAGCGACCATTGTCGCCTTCCGCAGGCACACCTTGCTGCCTCTCGACGACTGCCTTTATGCACTCCAGCCGACAATCCCACATCTGACGCGCTCCTCACTACACAGATGCCTGCAAAGACATGGAGTTTCACGGCTACCAAATGTCGAAGGCGACAAGCAGCCAAAGAAGCGTTTCAAGAGCTATCCGATCGGCTATTTCCATATCGATATTGCTGAGGTGCAGACAGCTGAAGGCAAGATCTATCTCTTTGTGGCTATTGACCGGACATCCAAGTATGCCTTCGTCGAACTCTATACCAAGGCAGGAAAGATGAATGCTGCACAGTTCCTGCGTAATCTGGTCGCAACTGTGCCCTATACCATCCATACCGTTCTGACCGACAATGGCATCCAGTTCACTAACCGGGCGCGCGATCTCCATGAGGTCAAGCACATCTTTGACCGGGTCTGCACTGGAAACGGCATTGAACACCGCCTGACAAAGGTGAAGCACCCATGGACCAACGGTCAGGTCGAGAGGATGAACCGGACGATTAAGGATGCCACCGTCAAACGGTTCCATTACGGCGGTCACGAGCAACTCCAGAAGCATCTGGCTGTTTTCATCGACGCCTACAACTTCGCTAGACGATTGAAGACGCTAAGGGGCCTGACCCCATACGAATTCATCTGCAAAAAGTGGACAGAGGAACCGGAAAAATTCAAAATAAATCCGATCCATCAAATCCCGGGACCAAACACCTAA
- a CDS encoding helix-turn-helix transcriptional regulator: MLERIIMASELFEDIKRARAEKRLSQRDLGRLLGMPQSHISKIESGAVDIKLSSLTQICRVLDLELQLVPRKNVPAVEAIIKASSSRLTEQEAPRPAYSLEEDEDE; encoded by the coding sequence ATGTTAGAACGTATCATTATGGCGAGTGAGTTATTCGAAGATATCAAACGGGCACGCGCGGAAAAGCGCCTCAGTCAACGGGACTTGGGGCGTCTTCTTGGTATGCCGCAAAGCCATATTTCTAAAATAGAGAGTGGTGCGGTTGATATTAAGCTCTCGAGTCTTACCCAAATTTGCCGGGTTCTTGACCTTGAATTGCAGCTTGTACCACGCAAAAACGTTCCGGCGGTTGAGGCCATCATCAAGGCTTCTTCATCGAGACTAACAGAGCAAGAGGCTCCGCGTCCTGCCTATTCTCTGGAGGAGGATGAAGATGAATGA
- the ltrA gene encoding group II intron reverse transcriptase/maturase produces the protein MIISELQNKLATWAEKEPDRRFDRLLRLIANRDWLAESARIVLASSGARTPGIDGMDKRRLQIELDHHLANLRVNLLNGSYCPQPVKRIYIPKSNGKLRPLGIPTLIDRIVQRAMLMVMEPIWESDFHRLSYGFRPERSVHHAVRTVKIQLQDCGETRGRWVIEGDLASYFDTVHHRLLITCVRQRIRDRRFVELLWRILKSGHIDRGLFKASSEGVPQGGVLSPLLSNIMLHEFDMWLEAKYLNKKARKDRWAWNFGIKQGRPIAVRENRQWKPAAAYCRYADDFVVIVKGTKAHAMKIREECRAFLEGRLKLTLNMEKTHITHVNDGFVFLGHRIIRKRGKRGQMSVVTTIPKEKAKGFVHKLTQTLSGNHSISAVNMVDRLNRQLAGWAAFYKFTDFTAYVFQRIDSAVFWKMAHWLGCKYRSRIKPLMRKWFRAPQAGKAKTWLIYGISEQGHRIGKDLRRLVASPKAQFRWRNPDRNPYIFRMEDRSTITSRYYDVAMAMGQA, from the coding sequence TTGATAATCAGTGAACTGCAAAACAAGCTCGCAACATGGGCCGAGAAAGAACCAGACCGACGGTTTGATCGACTACTCAGGCTCATTGCTAATCGGGATTGGCTTGCCGAGTCCGCCCGAATTGTTCTTGCGTCAAGTGGCGCTCGAACACCGGGTATTGACGGAATGGATAAGAGGCGTCTGCAAATCGAGTTGGACCACCATCTTGCTAATTTGCGGGTGAACCTGCTGAACGGGAGCTACTGCCCCCAGCCGGTCAAACGTATCTATATCCCGAAATCAAATGGCAAGCTACGCCCACTGGGTATTCCCACCCTGATAGACCGTATTGTCCAACGTGCCATGCTTATGGTGATGGAGCCAATATGGGAGAGCGACTTCCACCGTCTTTCCTATGGCTTCCGGCCTGAGCGCAGCGTGCATCACGCGGTCCGTACTGTGAAGATACAGCTTCAAGATTGCGGAGAAACAAGAGGTCGCTGGGTCATAGAAGGTGATTTGGCGAGCTACTTCGATACCGTACATCACCGGCTGCTTATCACATGTGTGCGGCAGCGTATCAGAGACAGGCGGTTTGTTGAACTTCTCTGGCGTATCCTTAAATCAGGCCACATCGACCGTGGCTTGTTCAAGGCTTCCAGTGAAGGTGTTCCGCAAGGGGGCGTACTGTCTCCTCTCCTTTCCAACATCATGCTCCATGAGTTTGATATGTGGCTGGAGGCGAAGTACCTGAACAAGAAAGCCCGCAAGGATCGCTGGGCATGGAACTTCGGCATCAAGCAAGGTCGCCCCATTGCTGTTCGAGAGAACCGGCAATGGAAACCGGCTGCTGCCTATTGTCGGTATGCCGATGACTTCGTTGTTATCGTCAAAGGAACAAAGGCCCATGCAATGAAGATCCGTGAAGAATGCCGTGCCTTTCTGGAAGGCCGCCTGAAATTGACGTTGAATATGGAGAAAACCCATATCACCCACGTCAATGATGGTTTTGTCTTTCTGGGGCATCGGATCATTCGCAAGCGAGGGAAACGCGGACAGATGTCCGTTGTCACGACAATACCCAAGGAAAAGGCCAAGGGGTTTGTTCACAAACTCACGCAGACCCTTTCCGGCAATCATAGCATCAGTGCGGTTAACATGGTTGACCGCCTTAACCGTCAGTTGGCGGGATGGGCGGCCTTCTACAAGTTCACTGACTTTACAGCTTATGTCTTCCAGCGCATAGACTCTGCCGTGTTCTGGAAAATGGCGCACTGGCTGGGGTGCAAATACCGATCCCGCATCAAACCCTTAATGCGGAAATGGTTCAGAGCCCCACAAGCTGGCAAAGCCAAGACATGGCTGATCTATGGAATAAGTGAACAGGGTCATCGCATTGGCAAGGATCTGCGGCGCTTGGTAGCAAGCCCAAAAGCTCAGTTCCGATGGAGGAACCCGGATAGAAATCCG